In one window of Drosophila innubila isolate TH190305 chromosome 2L unlocalized genomic scaffold, UK_Dinn_1.0 4_B_2L, whole genome shotgun sequence DNA:
- the LOC117780935 gene encoding ribosomal L1 domain-containing protein CG13096 — MVKVQKPQPKSLSKTQKIEGVSKEKLKAKKEKKPAKASAALTAASADVSELKVKRGAKKADLKNGVEEKNVKVATKSKPDAVKEKSKPSKKALVLAPPPSPAAAAPKPKGGKKKLISAAPVSPVAAAPKPKGGKKLVLAAPVSPVAAASKTKGGKKVAPVPAPAPENVKTQKKTQAGSIKKGKDVGKPSPPVKAVAVKPVKKQAAVQNKSAKKEATKPAPKAAKKPTKPAQTKQSELVKKVEKTAKKSDVKKVKPVTKKVANNKGKAKGAKKQKGVQKKTKKVIELNYELKPFDEDKFYDIVSESSVLKICDALKAQVTEEVKKQKATSIFSDYRYILQVCCYKIPSCPKRVVKLMLNNPLVGPNDDVAIIVPDLQRGARFDYEPTVQHYEDLFREAGVEQRLSIVPFNRLRNDMGTFEAKRKFLNSYDYFLCDGRISGQASAFLGQATQKPRNVLHAVRLIKENQLPKEISRALSRTAYRQLRKGDLTAIPVGNHEHSGQQLAENIVTVIKQLQQHYPGGLANIRSLYLKIDIVGTSALPLYISMCSPPADTPYVVGPREQRMLKLKKQANEVLSKFALTKDVDFIKLTGDQVKYKAEMREKRLALKAAESSKDNEDEEAAVPAKKARKEPVIEPVEADDDEDEEEDEEEDEDEQDDEEDDEEDDDDDEDEDEEE; from the exons atggTGAAAGTACAGAAGCCACAGCCAAAGTCGTTAAGTAAAACCCAGAAAATTGAGGGAGTTTCCAAGGAAAAGCTAAAGGcgaagaaagagaaaaaaccaGCAAAAGCATCTGCCGCTTTGACAGCAGCCTCGGCTGATGTTTCTGAACTAAAGGTAAAGAGAGGTGCCAAGAAGGCAGACCTAAAGAATGGTGTGGAGGAAAAGAATGTGAAGGTAGCTACTAAAAGCAAACCAGATGCAGTTAAGGAGAAGTCAAAACCGTCCAAAAAGGCATTGGTTCTAGCACCTCCTCCATCGCCGGCTGCAGCAGCACCAAAACCAAAAGGTGGCAAGAAGAAGTTGATTTCAGCAGCTCCAGTATCTCCAGTAGCAGCCGCACCAAAACCAAAAGGTGGCAAGAAATTGGTATTAGCTGCTCCAGTATCGCCGGTTGCAGCAGCGTCAAAAACAAAAGGTGGCAAGAAGGTTGCCCCTGTGCCTGCACCTGCACCTGAGAATGTGAAGACACAAAAAAAGACGCAAGCTGGCAGCATAAAGAAAGGCAAGGATGTAGGGAAACCATCACCGCCCGTGAAAGCCGTCGCTGTGAAACCGGTCAAAAAGCAGGCAGCTGTACAAAATAAATCTGCAAAGAAAGAAGCAACTAAGCCTGCTCCCAAGGCGGCAAAGAAACCTACAAAGCCAGCTCAAACTAAGCAGTCGGAATTGGTCAAGAAAGTGGAGAAGACAGCAAAGAAGTCAGATGTCAAAAAAGTAAAACCTGTCACCAAGAAAGTGGCAAACAACAAAGGAAAGGCAAAGGgtgccaaaaaacaaaagggaGTCCAAAAGAAGACCAAGAAAGTCATTGAGCTGAACTATGAGCTCAAGCCATTCGATGAGGATAAATTCTATGATATTGTGAGCGAATCCAGTGTGCTCAAAATATGCGATGCACTCAAGGCTCAAGTGACTGAGGAGGTGAAGAAACAGAAGGCAACATCGATATTCAGCGATTATCGTTATATTCTGCAAGTGTGCTGCTACAAGATTCCCAGTTGCCCCAAGCGTGTTGTGAAGCTGATGCTGAATAACCCGCTGGTCGGTCCCAACGACGACGTTGCCATCATCGTGCCTGACTTGCAGCGTGGTGCTCGTTTCGACTATGAACCCACCGTGCAACACTATGAGGATTTGTTCCGTGAGGCTGGAGTGGAGCAGAGGCTTTCGATAGTGCCATTTAATCGGTTACGTAATGATATGGGCACATTTGAGGCCAAGCGCAAGTTCTTGAACAGCTACGATTACTTCCTTTGCGATGGTCGAATCTCGGGTCAGGCCAGCGCTTTTCTCGGCCAG GCTACCCAGAAACCCCGCAATGTTCTGCACGCAGTTCGCCTGATAAAAGAAAACCAGTTGCCAAAAGAGATTTCCCGTGCCCTCAGTCGAACAGCTTACAGGCAGCTGCGCAAGGGCGATCTTACCGCCATTCCAGTGGGCAATCATGAGCACAGTGGCCAACAGCTGGCGGAAAACATTGTGACCGTCAtcaagcagctgcagcaacactATCCTGGGGGCTTAGCCAACATCCGTTCATTGTACTTGAAAATCGACATTGTTGGCACCTCCGCACTGCCTTTGTATATCAGCATGTGCTCTCCACCCGCGGATACGCCCTACGTAGTTGGTCCGCGTGAACAGCGCATGCTTAAGTTGAAGAAACAGGCTAACGAAGTGCTGTCCAAGTTCGCGCTTACCAAGGATGTTGACTTTATTAAGTTAACTGGGGATCAGGTGAAGTACAAGGCGGAAATGCGTGAGAAGCGTCTTGCCCTTAAGGCTGCGGAGTCCAGCAAGGATAACGAAGATGAGGAAGCAGCTGTGCCAGCGAAGAAAGCACGCAAAGAACCAGTAATTGAACCAGTCGAAGCTGATGACGATGAGGATGAAGAGGAAGATGAAGAAGAGGATGAAGATGAGCAGGATGATGAAGAAGATGACgaggaagatgatgatgatgacgaagatgaagatgaggaAGAGTAA
- the LOC117781384 gene encoding U3 small nucleolar ribonucleoprotein protein MPP10 — protein sequence MAGNNRSKKITTKTNTFKEIAENFDQLVSHADRFLKPQPERVDAIHRLIQQTYGVSISSDVDNQKDVLPELVLDQMDEEQIWQQLELRNDLVFPQFLKQTAHLTAIREQNLGIELDNDDDDDDDKLSEPEGEQEEAEKDEQQSELEEDSDGINERPATKSKQINSKTSKKGRKSVVDDTFFKLDEMKQFLEQEDAKEMRRHNKKNQADDSEAIDHFAEDFGVGEESDDDNDVNVNYADFFEMDDELQEEAQKLPKDKDRAFFNENDNEEDENEAEASDGEHEDEEEAGDVPSEIDEADFVAQSGVEPASASDSEDDDKSTDEEAEQEKEKISNAPQSSNEMREVRLLQRIRDYEDVVLGDKPWQLRGEVQAGSRPQNSLLEEILEFDSTRRPVAAITEEENETIEDIIKQRIRDKAWDDVVRTVRPVHTPQEYRKQLVLDQEKSKQSLAQIYEQQYQQELDKLDPNRDADDSTAPEPKEHQEIKRAMRSLFLKLDALSNFHFTPKPVAPEIKIVTNTPAVHMEEVAPVAVSDAKLLAPEEVFRGPKHTPLGKTERTRTDKNRERRKKKQKQRAINAAVEMRDLQRAKEGKAPTQREANAKLLKSITKSRNVQKITTSNDQGALKSSKAFFNKLQDTTTATSTTTGSKRPKKDLSKANAKKLKL from the exons ATGGCTGGGAATAATAGATCTAAGAAAATAACCACAAAGACAAACACTTTCAAGGAGATTGCTGAAAACTTTGACCAGTTGGTCAGCCATGCAGATCGctttttaaa GCCACAGCCGGAGCGGGTTGATGCCATTCATCGACTTATTCAGCAAACGTATGGTGTAAGCATCAGCAGCGATGTGGACAATCAAAAGGATGTTTTGCCTGAGCTCGTTTTGGACCAGATGGATGAGGAACAAATTTGGCAGCAGCTTGAACTACGCAACGATTTGGTATtcccacagtttttaaaacaaactgcTCATCTTACAGCTATAAGGGAGCAGAATTTGGGAATTGAGCTTGAcaacgacgatgatgatgatgatgataagtTGTCCGAGCCGGAGGGTGAGCAGGAAGAAGCCGAGAAGGATGAGCAGCAATCAGAGTTGGAGGAAGACTCTGATGGCATTAATGAACGGCCCGCAACTAAATCCaaacaaatcaattcaaaaactagcaaaaaaggaagaaaatcCGTGGTTGATGACACATTTTTCAAGCTGGATGAAATGAAACAGTTTTTGGAGCAGGAAGATGCCAAGGAAATGCGAagacacaataaaaaaaaccaagcgGACGATTCAGAGGCAATTGATCACTTTGCAGAAGACTTTGGAGTTGGTGAGGAGTCGGATGATGACAATGATGTCAATGTGAATTATGCCGACTTCTTTGAGATGGATGACGAGCTGCAAGAGGAGGCACAGAAGCTGCCAAAGGACAAGGACAGAGCCTTCTTTAATGAAAATGACAACGAGGAGGATGAAAATGAGGCAGAAGCAAGTGATGGTGAGCACGAGGATGAGGAGGAAGCGGGAGATGTACCTAGTGAAATCGATGAGGCTGACTTTGTGGCCCAAAGTGGAGTGGAACCGGCCAGCGCTTCGGATTCTGAAGATGACGATAAAAGCACAGATGAAGAAGCTgagcaggagaaggagaagatcTCGAATGCGCCACAGTCGTCCAATGAAATGCGTGAGGTGCGTCTGCTGCAGCGCATACGAGACTATGAGGATGTTGTGCTCGGCGACAAACCCTGGCAGCTAAGGGGTGAAGTACAGGCTGGAAGTCGGCCACAAAACTCTCTGCTGGAGGAGATCTTGGAGTTTGATTCAACGCGACGACCTGTTGCTGCCATTACGGAggaagaaaatgaaacaatcGAGGATATAATTAAGCAGCGCATTCGCGACAAGGCCTGGGATGATGTGGTGCGCACGGTGCGACCTGTGCACACGCCACAGGAATATCGAAAGCAGCTCGTGCTCGATCAGGAGAAATCCAAGCAGTCCTTGGCACAAATCTACGAACAGCAATATCAGCAGGAGTTGGACAAGCTAGATCCCAATCGTGATGCTGACGACAGCACGGCGCCGGAGCCAAAGGAGCATCAAGAAATCAAACGCGCCATGCGCTCACTCTTTCTTAAGCTCGATGCCCTCTCTAATTTCCACTTCACACCCAAGCCAGTAGCGCCCGAAATTAAGATTGTCACTAATACGCCCGCCGTTCACATGGAAGAGGTGGCTCCAGTCGCAGTCAGCGATGCCAAGCTGCTGGCTCCCGAGGAGGTCTTCCGCGGTCCCAAACACACTCCGTTGGGCAAGACAGAGCGCACTCGCACAGACAAAAATCGGGAACGTCGAAAGAAGAAACAGAAGCAGCGTGCTATCAATGCAGCCGTAGAAATGCGTGATCTGCAGCGTGCCAAGGAGGGAAAAGCTCCTACACAGCGAGAGGCGAACGCTAAGCTGCTTAAATCCATCACAAAGAGTCGCAATGTACAAAAG ATTACAACCAGCAACGATCAGGGCGCACTTAAATCATCAAAGGCATTCTTTAATAAGCTGCAGgacacaacaacagccacgTCGACAACTACTGGCAGCAAACGTCCCAAAAAGGACCTTTCTAaagcaaatgccaaaaaacTTAAGCTGTAA